The Streptomyces sp. HSG2 genome has a segment encoding these proteins:
- a CDS encoding thiolase domain-containing protein has translation MSKEPVAVVGIGQTRHAAARQDVSIAGLVREAAGRALADAELTWADVEAVVIGKAPDFFEGVMMPELYLAEALGAVGKPVTRVHTAGSVGGSTALVAADLVAARAHRTVLAVAFEKQSESNAMWGLSLPVPFQQPLLAGAGGFFAPHVRAYIRRSGAPPTVGTLVAHKDRVNALRNPFAHIREPGLTLERVRASPMLWDPIRYSETCPSSDGACALLLTDRLGARRSPRRPAWLLGGAMRSEPTLFAGKDFVSPRAGRDCAADVYRQAGITDPRREIDAVEMYVPFSWYEPMWLENLGFADPGDGWRLVESGATALEGELPVDMSGGVLSSNPIGASGLIRFAEAALQVRGLAGAHQVDGARRVLGHAYGGGSQFFAVWLVGDRPPTS, from the coding sequence ATGAGCAAGGAGCCCGTCGCCGTGGTCGGCATCGGTCAGACCCGGCACGCCGCGGCCCGCCAGGACGTGTCGATCGCCGGGCTCGTCCGCGAGGCCGCCGGGCGTGCCCTGGCCGACGCAGAGCTGACCTGGGCCGACGTCGAGGCGGTCGTCATCGGGAAGGCGCCGGACTTCTTCGAGGGCGTGATGATGCCCGAGCTGTACCTCGCCGAGGCCCTCGGCGCGGTGGGCAAACCCGTGACCCGGGTCCACACGGCCGGGTCGGTCGGCGGTTCCACCGCTCTCGTCGCCGCCGATCTCGTGGCGGCGCGGGCGCACCGCACCGTCCTCGCGGTCGCCTTCGAAAAGCAGTCGGAGTCCAACGCCATGTGGGGACTGTCCCTGCCCGTTCCCTTCCAACAACCCCTGCTGGCGGGAGCCGGCGGGTTCTTCGCCCCCCACGTGCGCGCCTACATCCGCCGCAGCGGGGCCCCGCCGACCGTGGGCACCCTGGTCGCCCACAAGGACAGGGTCAACGCCCTCCGCAACCCCTTCGCCCACATCCGCGAGCCCGGGCTCACTCTGGAGCGGGTGCGGGCCTCGCCCATGCTGTGGGACCCGATCCGCTACTCGGAGACCTGCCCCTCCTCCGACGGCGCCTGCGCGTTGCTCCTGACCGACCGCCTCGGCGCGCGTCGGTCGCCTCGGCGCCCCGCGTGGTTGCTCGGCGGCGCGATGCGCAGCGAGCCCACCCTCTTCGCCGGCAAGGACTTCGTCTCGCCGAGGGCCGGACGCGATTGCGCGGCGGACGTGTACCGGCAGGCGGGGATCACGGACCCACGGCGCGAGATCGACGCCGTCGAGATGTACGTCCCCTTCTCCTGGTACGAGCCGATGTGGTTGGAGAACCTCGGCTTCGCCGATCCGGGGGACGGCTGGCGACTCGTCGAGTCGGGGGCCACCGCCCTGGAGGGGGAACTGCCGGTCGACATGTCCGGCGGGGTGCTCTCCAGCAACCCCATCGGCGCCTCCGGCCTGATCCGGTTCGCCGAGGCCGCCCTCCAGGTGAGGGGGCTGGCCGGGGCGCACCAGGTCGACGGGGCCAGGAGGGTCCTGGGGCACGCCTACGGCGGCGGGTCCCAGTTCTTCGCCGTCTGGCTGGTCGGCGACAGGCCCCCGACGAGCTGA
- a CDS encoding thiolase domain-containing protein — MTGARRPARDVAVVAFAQTPHRRATEEVSEVEMLMPVLHAVLARTGLRTADIGFTCSGSSDYLAGRPFSFTLALDGVGAWPPIAESHVETDGAWAFHEAWIKLITGAADTALVYAWGKSSAGSPRDILTRQLDPYYLAPLWPDSVSLAALQARALIDAGVVDERGLAAVATRNRAAAVANPHAQLSGDVPRGDYVVRPLRTGDCPPVGDGAAALILAAGDRARELCERPAWIRGVDHRVEAHALGLRDLTDSPSTRLAAERAGAFDRPVDTAELHAPFSHQEIVLRRALRLGDDVLLNPSGGALAAHPLMAAGLIRIGEAATRVHRGRSDRALAHATSGPCLQQNLVAVVEGDLR; from the coding sequence GTGACCGGGGCCCGGCGCCCCGCCCGGGACGTCGCCGTCGTCGCCTTCGCGCAGACCCCGCACCGACGCGCCACCGAGGAGGTCTCCGAGGTCGAGATGCTCATGCCCGTGCTGCACGCCGTGCTGGCGCGCACCGGACTGCGCACCGCGGACATCGGGTTCACCTGCTCCGGTTCCAGCGACTATCTCGCCGGCAGACCCTTCTCCTTCACCCTCGCCCTCGACGGAGTCGGCGCCTGGCCGCCCATCGCCGAGTCCCATGTGGAGACCGACGGCGCCTGGGCGTTCCACGAGGCGTGGATCAAGCTGATCACCGGAGCCGCCGACACCGCGCTCGTGTACGCCTGGGGCAAGTCCTCCGCCGGATCGCCTCGCGACATCCTGACCCGCCAACTCGACCCGTACTACCTCGCTCCGCTCTGGCCGGACTCCGTCTCCCTGGCGGCCCTCCAGGCACGGGCCCTGATCGACGCCGGCGTGGTCGACGAGCGGGGGCTCGCCGCCGTCGCGACCCGCAACCGTGCCGCCGCCGTCGCCAACCCTCACGCCCAGCTCTCCGGCGACGTGCCCCGGGGCGACTATGTCGTCCGCCCACTGCGCACCGGTGACTGTCCGCCCGTCGGCGACGGAGCCGCCGCGTTGATCCTGGCCGCCGGCGACCGGGCGCGCGAGCTGTGCGAACGGCCGGCCTGGATCCGTGGGGTGGACCACCGTGTCGAGGCCCACGCCCTCGGGCTCCGCGACCTCACCGACTCCCCGTCCACCCGACTAGCGGCGGAACGCGCCGGCGCCTTCGACCGCCCCGTGGACACGGCGGAGCTGCATGCCCCCTTCTCCCACCAGGAGATCGTGCTGAGACGAGCCCTCCGGCTGGGCGACGACGTCCTCCTGAACCCCTCGGGGGGCGCCCTCGCCGCCCATCCTCTGATGGCGGCCGGGCTGATCAGGATCGGCGAGGCCGCCACGCGGGTCCACCGCGGCCGGTCCGACCGCGCCCTCGCCCACGCCACGTCCGGCCCCTGCCTTCAGCAGAACCTGGTCGCCGTCGTCGAGGGGGACCTCCGATGA
- a CDS encoding OB-fold domain-containing protein, whose translation MPEILKAPLTVEFPFTRSLGPVQSAFLTGLRDRVLLGARAANGRVLVPPAEYDPESAEEIRDLVEVAPTGTVTTWAWNPDPRRGQPLATPFAWVLVRLDGADTGLLHALDAPGPEAVRTGLRVRVRWAVERRGAITDIACFVPHDGPPAPTTGHSGVFADPVTGILAPARLDYTYTPGRALGAHLAALAERRVVGERCPSCRKVYVPPRGACPTCGIATAEQVDVGPRGTVTTFCVVNIKATHTANSDIEVPYVYAHIALDGADLPLHGRVGGVPHDRVRMGMRVEPVWTPGSLHPDHYRPTGEPDADHDPHRDRR comes from the coding sequence ATGCCCGAGATCCTCAAGGCCCCGCTCACCGTGGAGTTCCCCTTCACCCGCTCCCTCGGCCCCGTCCAGAGCGCCTTCCTGACGGGCCTGCGCGACCGCGTCCTGCTCGGCGCCCGCGCGGCGAACGGACGGGTCCTGGTGCCGCCCGCCGAGTACGACCCCGAATCCGCCGAAGAGATCCGCGACCTGGTCGAGGTCGCACCCACCGGCACCGTCACCACCTGGGCGTGGAACCCCGATCCCCGCCGGGGCCAGCCCCTCGCCACACCCTTCGCCTGGGTGCTCGTCCGCCTCGACGGCGCCGACACCGGGCTGCTGCACGCCCTGGACGCGCCCGGACCGGAGGCCGTCCGCACCGGCCTGCGCGTCCGCGTCCGTTGGGCCGTAGAACGCCGCGGAGCCATCACCGACATCGCCTGTTTCGTACCGCACGACGGGCCGCCCGCGCCGACCACGGGACACAGCGGGGTGTTCGCCGATCCCGTGACCGGCATCCTCGCGCCCGCCCGGCTCGACTACACCTACACTCCCGGCCGGGCACTGGGCGCCCACCTAGCCGCCCTCGCCGAGCGGCGGGTCGTCGGGGAACGCTGTCCCTCCTGCCGCAAGGTGTACGTCCCGCCCCGCGGGGCCTGCCCCACCTGCGGCATCGCCACCGCCGAACAGGTCGACGTGGGTCCGCGTGGCACGGTCACCACCTTCTGCGTCGTCAACATCAAGGCCACGCACACGGCGAACTCCGACATCGAGGTGCCCTACGTCTACGCGCACATCGCGCTGGACGGCGCCGATCTCCCTCTGCACGGCAGGGTCGGCGGCGTCCCCCACGACCGGGTGCGCATGGGCATGCGCGTCGAGCCGGTGTGGACCCCGGGCAGCCTCCACCCCGACCACTACCGGCCCACCGGCGAACCCGACGCCGACCACGACCCCCACCGGGACCGCCGGTGA
- a CDS encoding crotonase/enoyl-CoA hydratase family protein, translating to MGGTRHLTVRREGATLVLTLDRPEAKNALSVPMLIGLHDGWLAADADDGVRSVVLTGAGGDFCSGMDLKALAGGVPAEDHHRERLTADPDLYWKALLRHHRPRKPVVAAVEGVCVAGGTEILQGTDIRVAGESSVLGLYEVRRGLFPLGGSTVRLPRQIPRTHALEMLLTGRPYSAREAAAIGLIGHVVPDGTALDRAMEIAERINSCGPLAVEAVKASVYEAAELTESAALAMELARGRTVLASADAREGALAFAEKRPPVYRRA from the coding sequence CGCCCTGTCCGTGCCCATGCTGATCGGTCTCCACGACGGATGGCTGGCGGCGGACGCGGACGACGGCGTCCGGTCCGTCGTGTTGACCGGAGCCGGGGGCGACTTCTGCTCCGGGATGGACCTCAAGGCGCTCGCCGGCGGGGTTCCGGCCGAGGATCACCACCGCGAACGCCTCACCGCCGACCCGGACCTGTACTGGAAGGCCCTTCTGCGCCACCACCGCCCGCGCAAACCGGTCGTCGCCGCCGTCGAGGGCGTCTGCGTCGCCGGCGGTACCGAGATCCTCCAGGGCACCGACATCCGGGTCGCGGGGGAGTCCTCGGTCCTCGGTCTGTACGAGGTCCGGCGCGGACTGTTCCCGTTGGGCGGTTCGACCGTCAGGCTGCCACGCCAGATCCCTCGGACCCACGCCCTGGAGATGCTGCTGACCGGACGCCCCTACTCGGCTCGGGAGGCCGCCGCCATCGGTCTGATCGGGCACGTCGTGCCGGACGGCACCGCGCTCGACCGGGCCATGGAGATCGCCGAGCGGATCAACTCCTGTGGGCCGCTCGCCGTCGAGGCGGTCAAGGCGTCCGTCTACGAGGCCGCCGAGCTCACCGAGTCCGCCGCCCTCGCGATGGAGTTGGCTCGGGGCCGCACGGTCCTGGCCTCGGCGGACGCCCGTGAGGGAGCCCTCGCGTTCGCGGAGAAACGCCCGCCCGTCTACCGGCGCGCCTGA